One Streptomyces sp. L2 genomic window carries:
- a CDS encoding ROK family glucokinase has translation MGLTIGVDIGGTKIAAGVVDEEGNILSTFKVPTPTTPEAIVDAIASAVAGARAGHEIVGVGIGAAGYVNRQRSTVYFAPNIDWRQEPLKEKVEARVGLPVVVENDANAAAWGEYKFGAGKGHRNVICITLGTGLGGGIIIGNKLRRGHFGVAAEFGHIRMVPDGLLCGCGSQGCWEQYASGRALVRYAKQRANATPERAEVLLSLGDGSPEGIEGKHISMAARQGDPVAVDSYRELARWAGAGLADLASLFDPSAFIVGGGLSDEGDLVLDPIRKSYKRWLVGGNWRPVADVIAARLGNKAGLVGAADLAREPDPIM, from the coding sequence ATGGGACTCACCATCGGCGTCGACATCGGCGGCACGAAGATCGCGGCCGGCGTGGTCGACGAGGAAGGCAACATCCTCTCGACCTTCAAGGTGCCGACCCCCACCACGCCCGAGGCCATCGTGGACGCCATCGCCTCGGCGGTGGCGGGCGCGCGTGCGGGGCACGAGATCGTCGGCGTGGGCATCGGTGCGGCCGGCTACGTGAACCGGCAGCGCTCCACCGTCTACTTCGCGCCCAACATCGACTGGCGCCAGGAGCCGCTCAAGGAGAAGGTCGAGGCCCGCGTGGGTCTCCCGGTCGTCGTCGAGAACGACGCGAACGCGGCCGCCTGGGGCGAGTACAAGTTCGGCGCGGGCAAGGGCCACCGCAACGTCATCTGCATCACCCTCGGCACCGGCCTCGGCGGCGGCATCATCATCGGCAACAAGCTGCGCCGCGGCCACTTCGGCGTGGCCGCCGAGTTCGGCCACATCCGCATGGTCCCGGACGGCCTGCTGTGCGGCTGCGGCTCCCAGGGCTGCTGGGAGCAGTACGCCTCCGGCCGCGCCCTCGTCCGCTACGCCAAGCAGCGCGCCAACGCCACCCCGGAGCGGGCCGAGGTGCTGCTCTCGCTGGGCGACGGCAGCCCCGAGGGCATCGAGGGCAAGCACATCTCCATGGCCGCCCGCCAGGGCGACCCGGTCGCCGTCGACTCCTACCGCGAGCTGGCCCGCTGGGCCGGCGCCGGCCTCGCCGACCTCGCGTCCCTCTTCGACCCGTCCGCCTTCATCGTCGGCGGCGGCCTCTCCGACGAGGGCGACCTGGTCCTCGACCCCATCCGCAAGTCCTACAAGCGCTGGCTGGTCGGCGGCAACTGGCGCCCCGTCGCCGACGTCATCGCCGCCCGCCTCGGCAACAAGGCCGGCCTGGTAGGAGCAGCAGACCTGGCCCGAGAACCCGACCCGATCATGTAA
- a CDS encoding endonuclease/exonuclease/phosphatase family protein: MEPLPNSRTDTDGSPTLRVLTYNIRSLRDDADALARIIAACAPDLVLLQETPRFFRWRKKLAALAAASGQVILTGGATAAGPAILCSLRATVERTEDVLLPLTPGLPRRGFATAVVRFGAARLGVLSCHLSLQQAERHDQAGLLLDRLAGMGVEHAVAGGDLNERPDGPGFRRLAADLQDCRATAPWGGEHTFTPSDPRRRIDALFATKGIEVLGCGVPHGLPGITEADLRAATDHLPVLAALRIPTA, translated from the coding sequence ATGGAGCCGCTCCCCAACTCCCGCACGGACACAGACGGTTCACCCACCCTCCGCGTCCTCACCTACAACATCCGCTCGCTGCGGGACGACGCCGACGCCCTGGCCAGGATCATCGCCGCCTGCGCCCCCGACCTGGTCCTCCTCCAGGAAACCCCCCGCTTCTTCCGCTGGCGCAAGAAGCTGGCCGCCCTCGCCGCGGCCTCCGGCCAGGTCATTCTCACCGGCGGTGCCACAGCGGCCGGCCCCGCCATCCTCTGCAGCCTGCGCGCCACCGTCGAACGCACGGAGGACGTCCTCCTCCCGCTCACCCCCGGCCTGCCCCGCCGTGGCTTCGCCACCGCGGTCGTCCGCTTCGGCGCCGCCCGCCTCGGCGTCCTCAGCTGCCACCTCAGCCTCCAGCAGGCCGAGCGCCACGACCAGGCGGGCCTGCTCCTCGACCGGCTGGCCGGAATGGGCGTGGAGCACGCCGTCGCGGGCGGCGACCTCAACGAGCGCCCGGACGGCCCCGGCTTCCGCCGGCTCGCCGCGGACCTCCAGGACTGCCGGGCCACCGCCCCCTGGGGCGGCGAGCACACCTTCACCCCGTCCGACCCCCGCCGCCGTATCGACGCCCTCTTCGCCACCAAGGGCATCGAGGTCCTCGGCTGCGGCGTCCCCCACGGCCTGCCCGGCATCACCGAAGCGGACTTGAGGGCGGCCACGGACCACCTCCCGGTCCTGGCCGCCCTCAGAATCCCCACTGCCTGA
- a CDS encoding ArsA-related P-loop ATPase has translation MRCILIIGAGGSGRSTVAAATALAAAREGTRTLLLSADRTDTPGAALGAATGPTPSGVTENLTAWRPDATDRFRQDLTAFQTRAANVLDLLGAARLDAEEVTPLPGAEELSFLRALRDAALSERYDLLVVDLPPLPQALALLALPEELRRYLRRLLPPERQAARALRPVLGRLAGVPMPAEWLYETAARWDVELAAVQAVLTDRHTAVRLVAEPGPAGADAVRTAALGLALRALPIESLIANRALPETADGPWLSGLLAQQRKTLAEWQDTPDTPRPYDGHTVPHLGRDPRGRDDLAALAVPGVNPAPAPVEWPVTDRIAEDGVLVWHLPLPGAIRDELDLIRRGDELVISAGPFRRIVPLPSALRRCTVAGAALRDGELRIRFAPDPGLWPGAGR, from the coding sequence ATGCGCTGCATTCTGATCATCGGGGCCGGCGGCAGTGGGCGTAGCACGGTTGCCGCCGCCACCGCGCTGGCCGCCGCTCGCGAGGGCACCCGTACCCTCCTGCTCAGTGCCGACCGCACCGACACCCCGGGTGCGGCACTCGGCGCGGCCACGGGGCCGACCCCGAGCGGCGTCACCGAGAACCTCACCGCCTGGCGGCCCGACGCCACCGACCGCTTCCGGCAGGACCTCACCGCCTTCCAGACCCGCGCCGCGAACGTCCTCGACCTCCTCGGCGCCGCCCGCCTGGACGCCGAGGAAGTCACCCCGCTGCCCGGCGCCGAGGAACTCTCCTTCCTGCGGGCCCTGCGCGACGCCGCCCTCTCCGAGCGCTACGACCTCCTCGTCGTCGACCTCCCGCCCCTCCCGCAGGCCCTCGCCCTCCTCGCCCTCCCCGAGGAACTGCGCCGCTACCTGCGCCGCCTCCTCCCGCCCGAGCGCCAGGCGGCCCGCGCCCTGCGCCCCGTCCTCGGCCGGCTGGCCGGCGTGCCCATGCCCGCCGAGTGGCTGTACGAGACGGCGGCCCGCTGGGACGTCGAACTGGCCGCCGTCCAAGCCGTCCTCACCGACCGGCACACCGCCGTACGCCTCGTCGCCGAACCCGGCCCGGCCGGCGCCGACGCCGTCCGCACCGCCGCCCTCGGCCTCGCCCTGCGCGCCCTGCCCATCGAATCCCTGATCGCCAACCGCGCCCTCCCCGAGACCGCCGACGGCCCCTGGCTCTCCGGACTCCTCGCCCAGCAGCGCAAGACGCTCGCCGAATGGCAGGACACCCCCGACACCCCGCGGCCGTACGACGGCCATACCGTCCCCCACCTGGGCCGCGACCCCCGCGGCCGCGACGACCTCGCCGCCCTCGCCGTCCCCGGCGTCAACCCCGCGCCCGCCCCGGTCGAGTGGCCCGTCACCGACCGGATCGCCGAGGACGGGGTGCTCGTCTGGCACCTGCCGCTGCCCGGCGCGATACGGGACGAGCTGGACCTCATCCGGCGCGGCGACGAACTGGTGATCTCCGCCGGGCCCTTCCGCCGTATCGTTCCGCTGCCCTCCGCGCTGCGCCGCTGCACCGTCGCCGGGGCCGCGCTGCGGGACGGCGAGCTGCGCATCCGGTTCGCGCCGGACCCCGGCCTGTGGCCGGGCGCGGGACGGTGA
- a CDS encoding metallophosphoesterase, producing the protein MAPTPTGHRGTRVHVVSDVHGNARDLARAGEGADALICLGDLVLFLDYADHSRGIFPNLFGTENADRIVALRTARRFEEARAFGARLWAGVGTDRESLIEKAVRRQYAELFAAFPTPTYATYGNVDMPPLWQEYAGPGTTVLDGQRVEIGGWTFGFVGGGLRTPMRTPYEIGDEEYAAKIEAVGEVDVLCTHIPPEVPELVYDTVARRFERGSRALLDAIRRTRPRYSLFGHVHQPLARRMRIGATECVNVGHFAGTGKPWALEW; encoded by the coding sequence ATGGCACCCACACCCACCGGCCACCGCGGAACCCGCGTCCACGTGGTCAGCGACGTGCACGGCAACGCCCGCGACCTGGCCCGCGCCGGCGAGGGCGCGGACGCCCTGATCTGCCTGGGTGACCTGGTGCTCTTCCTCGACTACGCCGACCACTCGCGCGGGATCTTCCCCAACCTGTTCGGCACGGAGAACGCCGACCGCATCGTCGCGCTGCGCACCGCCCGGCGCTTCGAGGAGGCGCGCGCCTTCGGTGCCCGGCTGTGGGCCGGCGTCGGCACCGACCGGGAGAGCCTGATCGAGAAGGCGGTGCGCCGGCAGTACGCCGAGCTGTTCGCCGCGTTCCCCACCCCGACGTACGCCACCTACGGCAACGTCGACATGCCTCCCCTCTGGCAGGAGTACGCCGGCCCCGGCACCACCGTCCTGGACGGCCAGCGGGTGGAGATCGGCGGCTGGACCTTCGGCTTCGTCGGCGGCGGACTGCGCACGCCGATGCGGACGCCGTACGAGATCGGCGACGAGGAGTACGCGGCGAAGATCGAGGCGGTCGGCGAGGTGGACGTGCTGTGCACGCACATCCCGCCGGAGGTCCCCGAGCTGGTCTACGACACCGTCGCGCGCCGTTTCGAGCGGGGCAGCCGGGCGCTGCTGGACGCGATCCGCCGCACCAGACCGCGCTACTCGCTGTTCGGGCACGTGCACCAGCCGCTGGCGCGACGCATGCGGATCGGGGCCACCGAGTGCGTGAACGTGGGGCACTTCGCCGGGACCGGTAAGCCCTGGGCGCTGGAATGGTGA
- a CDS encoding AMP-dependent synthetase/ligase, translated as MREFSLPALYEVPADGNLTDIVRRNAAQHPDVAVIARKVGGTWQDVTARQFLAEVHTAARGLIAAGVQPGDRVALMSRTRYEWTLLDFAIWSAGAITVPVYETSSPEQVQWILADSGATACVVETDAHAAAVESVRETLPALKHVWQIDGGGVEELGRLGQGVADATVEERSSLARADDPATIVYTSGTTGRPKGCVLTHRSFFAECGNVVERLRPLFRTGECSVLLFLPLAHVFGRLVQVAPMMAPIKLGCVPDIKNLTDELAAFRPTLILGVPRVFEKVYNSARAKAQADGKGAVFDKAADTAIAYSKALDTPSGPPLGLKIKHKVFDKLVYSKLRAVLGGRGEYAISGGAPLGERLGHFFRGIGFTVLEGYGLTESCAATAFNPWDRQKIGTVGQPLPGSVVRIADDGEVLLHGEHLFKEYWNNPGATAEALADGWFHTGDIGTLDEDGYLRITGRKKEIIVTAGGKNVAPAVIEDRIRAHALVAECMVVGDGRPFVGALVTIDDEFLGRWAAEHGKPAGSTAASLREDPDLHAAIQAAVNDGNAAVSKAESVRKFRILSSQFTEESGHLTPSLKLKRNVVAKDYADEIEAIYQK; from the coding sequence TTGCGCGAGTTCAGCCTTCCGGCTTTGTACGAGGTCCCTGCGGACGGCAATCTGACCGACATCGTCCGCAGAAACGCCGCGCAGCATCCCGACGTGGCCGTCATCGCCCGCAAGGTGGGCGGGACCTGGCAGGACGTCACGGCCCGGCAGTTCCTCGCCGAGGTGCACACCGCCGCCAGGGGCCTGATCGCGGCCGGCGTGCAGCCGGGCGACCGGGTCGCCCTGATGTCGCGCACGCGCTACGAGTGGACGCTGCTGGACTTCGCGATCTGGAGCGCGGGCGCGATCACCGTGCCGGTGTACGAGACCAGCTCGCCGGAGCAGGTGCAGTGGATCCTGGCCGACTCGGGCGCGACCGCCTGCGTCGTGGAGACGGACGCGCACGCGGCCGCCGTGGAGTCGGTCCGCGAGACGCTGCCCGCGCTCAAGCACGTCTGGCAGATCGACGGCGGCGGCGTCGAGGAGCTGGGCCGGCTGGGGCAGGGCGTCGCGGACGCGACCGTGGAGGAGCGCAGTTCGCTCGCCCGTGCCGACGATCCGGCGACGATCGTGTACACGAGCGGGACGACGGGCCGCCCCAAGGGATGCGTGCTCACCCACCGCAGCTTCTTCGCCGAGTGCGGGAACGTCGTGGAGCGGCTGCGCCCGCTGTTCCGCACCGGCGAGTGCTCGGTCCTGCTGTTCCTGCCGCTGGCGCACGTCTTCGGGCGGCTGGTGCAGGTCGCGCCGATGATGGCGCCGATCAAGCTGGGCTGTGTCCCGGACATCAAGAACCTCACCGACGAGCTGGCCGCGTTCCGGCCGACGCTGATCCTGGGCGTGCCGCGCGTCTTCGAGAAGGTGTACAACTCGGCGCGCGCCAAAGCGCAGGCGGACGGCAAGGGCGCGGTCTTCGACAAGGCGGCGGACACCGCGATCGCCTACAGCAAGGCCCTGGACACCCCCTCGGGCCCGCCGCTGGGCCTGAAGATCAAGCACAAGGTGTTCGACAAGCTGGTCTACAGCAAGCTGCGCGCGGTGCTGGGCGGCCGGGGCGAGTACGCCATCTCCGGCGGCGCCCCGCTGGGCGAGCGGCTCGGCCACTTCTTCCGCGGCATCGGCTTCACGGTGCTGGAGGGCTACGGCCTGACCGAGTCCTGCGCGGCGACCGCGTTCAACCCCTGGGACCGGCAGAAGATCGGCACGGTCGGCCAGCCGCTGCCCGGCTCCGTGGTGCGGATAGCGGACGACGGCGAGGTGCTGCTGCACGGCGAGCACCTGTTCAAGGAGTACTGGAACAACCCGGGCGCGACGGCGGAGGCGCTGGCCGACGGCTGGTTCCACACCGGTGACATCGGCACGCTGGACGAGGACGGCTACCTCAGGATCACCGGCCGCAAGAAGGAGATCATCGTCACCGCGGGCGGCAAGAACGTGGCGCCGGCGGTGATAGAGGACCGCATCCGCGCGCACGCGCTGGTCGCGGAGTGCATGGTGGTGGGCGACGGGCGGCCGTTCGTGGGCGCGCTGGTCACCATCGACGACGAGTTCCTCGGCCGGTGGGCCGCCGAACACGGCAAGCCGGCGGGTTCCACCGCAGCGTCGCTGCGCGAGGACCCGGATCTGCACGCGGCGATCCAGGCGGCGGTCAACGACGGCAACGCCGCGGTGTCGAAGGCGGAATCGGTGCGGAAGTTCCGCATTCTGTCC
- a CDS encoding alpha/beta fold hydrolase: MPVLPGAEPYRHEGGEVGVLLCHGFTGSPQSLRPWAEHHAAHGLTVSLPLLPGHGTRWEDMQVTGWQDWYAEVDRELRLLAERCSRVFVAGLSMGGALALRLASRHGDAITGIVVVNPANRVHGLSAYALPVARHLVRTTKGIASDIARPGAAELGYDKVPLHCAHSLRVFLRGLDRELPQVTQPLLLVRSARDHVVPASDSARILSRVSSTDVTETVLEQSYHVATLDHDADRIFEESLAFIGRLAPGVGKEGTAAVG; this comes from the coding sequence GTGCCGGTTCTCCCCGGAGCCGAGCCGTACCGCCACGAGGGCGGGGAGGTGGGTGTCCTCCTCTGCCACGGCTTCACCGGCTCGCCCCAGTCGCTGCGCCCCTGGGCGGAGCACCACGCGGCGCACGGCCTGACCGTGTCGCTGCCGCTGCTGCCCGGCCACGGCACCCGCTGGGAGGACATGCAGGTCACCGGCTGGCAGGACTGGTACGCGGAGGTGGACCGCGAGCTGCGCCTGCTCGCCGAGCGCTGCTCGCGGGTGTTCGTGGCGGGCCTGTCGATGGGCGGGGCGCTGGCGCTGCGGCTGGCGTCCCGGCACGGGGACGCGATCACCGGGATCGTCGTCGTCAACCCGGCGAACCGGGTGCACGGCCTGTCGGCGTACGCCCTTCCGGTGGCCCGGCATCTCGTCCGGACGACGAAGGGCATCGCGAGCGACATCGCCCGGCCCGGCGCGGCCGAGCTGGGCTACGACAAGGTGCCGCTGCACTGCGCGCACTCCCTGCGGGTGTTCCTGCGTGGCCTGGACCGCGAGCTGCCCCAGGTGACGCAGCCGTTGCTGCTGGTGCGCAGCGCGCGGGACCATGTGGTGCCGGCGTCGGACTCGGCCCGGATCCTCAGCCGGGTGTCGTCGACGGACGTCACGGAGACGGTGCTGGAACAGAGCTACCACGTGGCGACGTTGGACCATGACGCGGACCGGATCTTCGAGGAGAGCCTCGCCTTCATCGGCCGGCTCGCACCCGGTGTCGGCAAGGAAGGGACGGCGGCAGTTGGCTGA
- a CDS encoding DUF5304 domain-containing protein → MSEERTPSDPAPEAEPPRATDADAWATACAEDLAAEKARRRAEHGPQPGAAADELRRLVDTVADKLSALQSPLLGAVAGPAAQQVVRQVVQQAKAAVEPVIERNPDVFDHLAAAGTELLAAYRSAVQAQEHRWTSRAAGPEDGWTERRDGRDDGEGDGPGERIDLD, encoded by the coding sequence ATGAGCGAAGAGCGCACCCCGTCCGACCCCGCGCCCGAGGCCGAGCCGCCGCGGGCGACGGACGCCGACGCCTGGGCCACCGCCTGCGCCGAGGACCTCGCCGCCGAGAAGGCCCGCCGCCGCGCCGAGCACGGCCCGCAGCCCGGCGCCGCCGCCGACGAACTGCGCCGCCTCGTGGACACCGTGGCCGACAAGCTGTCCGCGCTGCAGTCCCCGCTGCTCGGCGCGGTCGCCGGACCCGCCGCCCAGCAGGTCGTGCGCCAGGTCGTCCAGCAGGCCAAGGCCGCCGTCGAACCCGTCATCGAACGCAACCCGGACGTCTTCGACCACCTCGCCGCGGCCGGCACCGAACTGCTCGCCGCCTACCGCTCCGCCGTCCAGGCCCAGGAGCACCGCTGGACGTCCCGCGCGGCCGGCCCCGAGGACGGGTGGACCGAGCGCCGCGACGGCCGCGACGACGGCGAGGGCGACGGCCCCGGCGAGCGCATCGATCTGGACTGA
- a CDS encoding response regulator transcription factor — MSEQRDPIKVMVVDDHPMWRDAVARDLGESGFEVVATAGDGEQAVRRAKAAAPDVLVLDLNLPAKPGVQVCKELVSHNPALRVLVLSASGEHADVLEAVKSGATGYLLKSASTEDLLDAVRRTAVGDPVFTPGLAGLVLGEYRRLASEPAPAPDADEPGAPRLTDRETEVLRLVAKGLSYKQIAERLVISHRTVQNHVQNTLGKLQLHNRVELVRYAIERGLDEE; from the coding sequence ATGAGCGAGCAGCGGGACCCGATCAAGGTCATGGTGGTGGACGACCACCCCATGTGGCGCGACGCGGTCGCCCGGGACCTGGGCGAGTCCGGCTTCGAGGTGGTCGCCACCGCCGGCGACGGCGAGCAGGCGGTGCGCCGCGCCAAGGCCGCCGCGCCCGACGTCCTCGTGCTGGACCTCAACCTGCCCGCGAAGCCGGGCGTCCAGGTGTGCAAGGAACTCGTCTCCCACAATCCCGCCCTGCGCGTCCTCGTGCTGTCCGCGAGCGGTGAGCACGCCGACGTGCTGGAGGCGGTGAAGTCCGGCGCGACCGGCTACCTGCTGAAGTCCGCCTCCACCGAGGACCTGCTGGACGCGGTGCGCCGTACCGCCGTAGGCGACCCGGTGTTCACGCCGGGCCTCGCCGGGCTGGTCCTCGGCGAGTACCGGCGGCTGGCCTCCGAACCCGCTCCCGCACCGGACGCGGACGAGCCGGGCGCGCCCCGGCTCACCGACCGGGAGACGGAGGTGCTGCGGCTGGTCGCCAAGGGCCTGAGCTACAAGCAGATCGCCGAACGCCTCGTCATCTCCCACCGCACGGTCCAGAACCACGTCCAGAACACCCTGGGCAAGCTCCAGCTGCACAACAGGGTCGAACTGGTGAGGTACGCGATAGAACGCGGGCTTGACGAGGAGTAA
- a CDS encoding lysophospholipid acyltransferase family protein codes for MYGAMKVAIGGPLKVAFRPWVEGLENIPAEGAAILASNHLSFSDSFFLPAVLDRKVTFIAKAEYFTTPGVKGRLTAAFFKGVGQLPVDRSGARGAGEAAVRSGIEVLERGELFGIYPEGTRSPDGRLYRGKPGGLARVALATGAPVIPVAMIDTEKIQPPGQVMPKLMRPGIRIGKRLDFSRYQGMEHDRFVLRAVTDEVMYEIMKLSGQEYVDIYATAAKRRIADAAKAAKAAEKAKEAKESDEPGRTDEEPAT; via the coding sequence ATGTACGGCGCGATGAAGGTCGCCATCGGAGGGCCGCTGAAGGTCGCCTTCAGGCCCTGGGTGGAGGGCCTGGAGAACATTCCGGCCGAGGGTGCCGCCATCCTGGCGAGCAATCACCTGTCCTTCTCGGACTCCTTCTTCCTGCCGGCCGTGCTCGACCGCAAGGTCACCTTCATCGCGAAGGCCGAGTACTTCACCACCCCGGGGGTCAAGGGCCGGCTGACCGCCGCGTTCTTCAAGGGCGTCGGCCAGCTCCCGGTGGACCGCTCCGGGGCGCGCGGCGCCGGCGAGGCGGCGGTGCGCAGCGGCATAGAGGTCCTGGAGCGCGGGGAGCTGTTCGGGATCTACCCGGAGGGCACCCGTTCGCCTGACGGCCGGCTGTACCGGGGCAAGCCCGGCGGTCTCGCGCGCGTGGCGCTCGCCACCGGCGCGCCCGTGATCCCCGTCGCCATGATCGACACCGAGAAGATCCAGCCGCCCGGCCAGGTGATGCCGAAGCTGATGCGCCCGGGCATCCGGATCGGCAAGCGGCTGGACTTCAGCCGCTACCAGGGCATGGAGCACGACCGGTTCGTGCTGCGCGCGGTGACCGACGAGGTCATGTACGAGATCATGAAGCTGTCCGGCCAGGAGTACGTCGACATCTACGCGACCGCCGCGAAGCGACGGATCGCGGATGCGGCGAAGGCGGCGAAGGCCGCCGAGAAGGCCAAGGAGGCCAAGGAGAGCGACGAGCCCGGGAGGACGGACGAGGAGCCGGCCACCTAG
- a CDS encoding SRPBCC family protein has translation MAEHTSSSITIEAAPADVMAVIADFARYPDWTGEVKEAEVLASDERGRAEQVRLVMDAGAIKDDQTLAYTWTGEDEVSWTLVKSQMLRSLDGSYSLAAAGASSTEVTYRLTVDVKIPMLGMIKRKAEKVIIDRALAGLKKRVESGQ, from the coding sequence ATGGCGGAACACACCAGTTCGAGCATCACGATCGAGGCGGCCCCGGCCGATGTCATGGCGGTGATCGCCGACTTCGCGCGATACCCGGACTGGACCGGTGAGGTGAAGGAGGCGGAGGTGCTGGCGTCCGACGAGCGGGGGCGGGCCGAGCAGGTCCGGCTCGTCATGGACGCGGGGGCGATCAAGGACGACCAGACGCTGGCGTACACCTGGACCGGTGAGGACGAGGTGTCGTGGACGCTGGTGAAGTCCCAGATGCTGCGGTCGCTCGACGGGTCGTACTCGCTGGCGGCCGCGGGCGCGTCTTCTACCGAGGTCACCTACCGGCTGACCGTCGACGTCAAGATTCCGATGCTCGGCATGATCAAGCGCAAGGCGGAGAAGGTCATCATCGACCGGGCTCTGGCGGGCCTGAAGAAGAGGGTGGAGTCGGGGCAGTAG
- a CDS encoding DUF5931 domain-containing protein, which yields MPKRERVMRMSVELPLWRALTGYRVLTMLYAIGLCATAYGHFTRPWVAVAYYAVLFVWTLATLPRVANAAACTKRFLAADLTVAVVGILLTPLADNHERIAGGGPTLPSIWTAGAVLAFALKGGWRWAAVASTAVAVVNLVERGTPARDTVHNVILVWVASIAIGYVVEVARASERTLARALEIEAATRERERLARDIHDGVLQVLAMVQRRGAVLGGEAAELGRMAGEQEVALRTLVSGGLVPVSRVSEDAAAGAVVRMVDEPEDGQVDLRTLLARHAGSRVSLAEPGAPVPLPPAAARELAAAVGAALDNVRRHAGEDARAWILVEDEPGEIVVTVRDDGPGIPEGRLAQAEGEGRLGVAQSIRGRLRDLGGTAELISVPGQGTEVELKVPKGADPARGKAEKR from the coding sequence GTGCCCAAGCGCGAGCGTGTCATGCGGATGTCGGTCGAGCTGCCGCTGTGGCGCGCGCTCACCGGCTACCGCGTGCTGACGATGCTGTACGCCATCGGCCTGTGCGCCACCGCCTACGGCCACTTCACACGCCCCTGGGTCGCCGTCGCCTACTACGCCGTCCTGTTCGTGTGGACGCTCGCCACCCTGCCCCGGGTGGCGAACGCGGCCGCCTGCACCAAACGATTCCTCGCGGCCGACCTGACCGTCGCCGTCGTGGGCATCCTGCTCACCCCGCTCGCCGACAACCACGAGCGGATCGCGGGCGGCGGCCCGACCCTGCCGTCGATATGGACCGCCGGCGCTGTGCTCGCCTTCGCTCTCAAGGGCGGCTGGCGCTGGGCCGCCGTCGCCTCCACGGCCGTCGCCGTGGTCAACCTCGTCGAACGCGGCACCCCCGCCCGGGACACCGTGCACAACGTGATCCTCGTCTGGGTCGCCTCCATCGCCATCGGCTACGTCGTCGAGGTCGCCCGCGCCTCCGAGCGCACCCTCGCCCGCGCCCTGGAGATCGAGGCCGCCACCCGGGAGCGGGAGCGGCTGGCCCGGGACATCCACGACGGTGTGCTCCAGGTGCTGGCCATGGTCCAGCGGCGCGGCGCGGTCCTCGGCGGCGAGGCGGCGGAACTCGGGCGCATGGCGGGGGAGCAGGAGGTCGCGCTGCGCACCCTGGTCTCCGGCGGCCTCGTGCCGGTCTCCCGGGTGTCGGAGGACGCCGCCGCCGGAGCGGTCGTCCGGATGGTCGACGAACCCGAGGACGGCCAGGTCGACCTGCGCACCCTCCTCGCCCGGCACGCCGGCTCCCGGGTCAGCCTCGCCGAACCCGGCGCCCCGGTCCCGCTGCCCCCGGCGGCGGCGCGGGAGCTGGCCGCGGCGGTCGGGGCGGCCCTGGACAACGTGCGCCGGCACGCGGGAGAGGACGCCCGCGCCTGGATCCTCGTCGAGGACGAGCCCGGCGAGATCGTCGTCACGGTACGGGACGACGGGCCCGGCATCCCCGAGGGCCGGCTCGCCCAGGCCGAGGGGGAGGGCCGGCTCGGCGTGGCCCAGTCCATCCGGGGCCGGCTGCGCGACCTGGGCGGCACCGCCGAGCTGATCTCGGTCCCCGGACAGGGCACGGAAGTCGAACTGAAGGTACCCAAGGGCGCCGACCCGGCGCGGGGGAAGGCGGAGAAGCGATGA